From the genome of Vicia villosa cultivar HV-30 ecotype Madison, WI linkage group LG2, Vvil1.0, whole genome shotgun sequence, one region includes:
- the LOC131649067 gene encoding uncharacterized protein LOC131649067 codes for MSQQSNDESPVSDSATPEESSNPNRVLKVVPLRTISSDEVKATKPKTNHAKRPKEGIHNKGTKSSAFDTMEKLTKEGSKYVDSAITRIVNRILKENHQVPGISIPLQTIMADPLNNASKADTVHTVDSDLEINKDEQRITKNTNVTKDVNDIDNNEHPKANTETDTNVVDLDEHSEDELLTSLNPSVANRLMTRRKCKALVQGSSKGSTQVNNPIKDTIRRKSTSAGPVKSKAVTKSKGVGPSKSWSRVIPKKRKEREIVEPESDVEANVPDIPSRKKPTTSKLAANIPEVPVDNVSFHYASSVSRWKYILQKRLTVERELAPNALENKEVLELIQEAGLLKTVCNLPKCYEKMVKEFVVNLSKDCGNSKSAYYRKVFVRDEAQIELEVTDNQVCQVITAKQVKSWPMKEKLTASKLSIKYAMLHKIGAANWVPTNHKSTISTVLGRFLYAVGTKAKFDYGAYIFDQTMKHAGSFSIKGPIAFPSLLSGIILDQYPNILNEHDMVCKRESPLAFHYKLFKGKHVPDIVITSAETSKSGALVGKAEVIVILKETCKELEARKMSLEQMIRTMEMDENEEFTDTEEMEEKDDQEVEEESASPADDSKKESSSDTSAGSDSEQ; via the exons ATGTCTCAGCAATCGAATGATGAATCTCCCGTTTCTGACTCAGCAACACCAGAAGAGTCTTCTAACCCTAATAGGGTTCTTAAGGTTGTCCCTCTAAGGACGATTAGCAGTGACGAAGTAAAGGCCACAAAGCCTAAAACGAATCATGCAAAACGACCCAAGGAGGGTATTCACAACAAGGGCACCAAATCCTCAGCATTCGATACCATGGAGAAACTTACTAAAGAAGGATCCAAGTATGTCGATAGTGCAATTACCAGGATTGTTAATCGTATTTTGAAGGAAAATCATCAAGTGCCTGGAATATCTATTCCTCTTCAAACTATAATGGCTGATCCACTCAATAACGCCAGTAAGGCTGACACTGTTCACACTGTTGATAGTGACCTAGAAATCAACAAGGATGAACAAAGGATTACTAAAAATACCAATGTCACCAAGGATGTCAATGACATTGACAATAATGAGCACCCTAAGGCCAATACTGAAACTGATACTAATGTGGTAGACTTAGATGAGCACTCTGAAGACGAATTACTTACTTCCTTGAATCCTAGTGTAGCCAACAGGCTAATGACAAGAAGAAAATGCAAAGCTCTTGTTCAAGGATCATCAAAAGGGAGCACTCAAGTGAACAACCCTATCAAAGACACTATCagaaggaagagtacttctgcagGACCTGTCAAGAGCAAAGCTGTTACCAAAAGCAAAGGGGTTGGTCCCTCAAAATCTTGGAGCAGGGTcattccaaagaaaagaaaagagcggGAAATTGTTGAACCTGAATCTGATGTTGAAGCAAATGTCCCTGACATTCCATCAAGGAAGAAGCCTACAACTAGTAAGCTTGCTGCTAACATCCCTGAAGTCCCCGTTGATAATGTGTCTTTCCATTATGCCTCTAGTGTCAGCAGATGGAAATATATTCTCCAAAAGAGGTTGACTGTTGAAAGGGAATTGGCTCCAAATGCTCTTGAAAACAAGGAGGTCTTAGAACTGATTCAAGAAGCTGGACTGCTAAAAACTGTATGCAATCTTCCCAAATGTTATGAGAAGATGGTCAAAGAATTTGTGGTAAACCTGTCTAAAGATTGTGGCAATAGCAAAAGTGCATACTACAGAAAGGTGTTTGTAAGAG ATGAAGCTCAAATCGAGCTGGAAGTAACAGACAACCAAGTTTGTCAAGTGATCACAGCCAAGCAGGTAAAAAGTTGGCCCATGAAAGAGAAGCTAACTGCAAGTAAGCTGAGCATCAAGTATGCAATGCTTCACAAAATAGGAGCAGCTAATTGGGTTCCAACAAACCACAAGTCCACTATCTCAACTGTGCTTGGTAGATTTCTGTATGCTGTAGGAACAAAGGCAAAGTTTGATTATGGAGCATATATTTTTGACCAAACCATGAAGCATGCTGGAAGCTTTAGTATTAAGGGTCCAATTGCCTTTCCATCTCTCTTGAGTGGTATAATTCTGGACCAATATCCAAACATTCTCAACGAACATGATATGGTGTGCAAAAGAGAAAGTCCCTTGGCTTTTCATTACAAACTATTTAAGGGAAAGCATGTTCCAGACATTGTCATCACATCAGCTGAAACTTCCAAATCAGGAGCATTAGTTGGTAAAGCAGAAGTAATAGTAATCCTAAAAGAGACTTGCAAAGAATTGGAAGCTAGAAAAATGTCTCTTGAACAAATGATACGAACTATGGAAATGGATGAGAATGAGGAGTTTACAGATACAGAagagatggaagaaaaagatgatCAAGAAGTGGAGGAAGAAAGTGCTAGTCCTGCTGATGACTCTAAGAAAGAAAGTTCTTCAGACACCTCAGCTGGTTCTGACTCTGAGCAGTAA